The genomic segment GGCGTGCCGGGCTGGCTGCTCGGCGTCTCGCCCTTCCACCAGATCGGGCTGGTGCCGGCGCAGGACTTCCGCGCCGGCCCGGCCGCGATCATGCTGGCGATCGGTTGCTGCGCCGCGGCCGTCGCGCTGGTGCGTTTCCGCACCCGCGACCTCGTCGGCGCCTGAGCGCCGCGCCTACACCTGCTGGCCGCGGGCCAGCGCCAGGATGCGATCCATCGCCGCAGCGGGCAGTGCGCCGCGCTCGGCCCAGCGCAACGCGTCCTCGAGCTGGCCGAAGTCGGAGTAGCCGACGAGCGCGGTGGAGATGCCCGGTTGTGTGAGGGCGAAGCGCAGGGCCAGCTCCGGCACGCCCTCGCAGCCGGACTGCAGGGCGAGCGGCTGCAGCGCCTGCGCCCGCGCCAGGTCGGTGGCGTAGTCGCTGCCGCGGGCGAGCGAGCCGCCGGGTGAACCGGCATTGGCGGGCCGCTCCGCCGTGCCGCCGAGCGCCCCGGCCGCCAGCACGCGGATGGCGATCACGCCCAGCCCGGCGCCGGCGCAGCTCTCGAGCAGGCCGGTGAAGTCCTGCCCGCCGCCGCTGGCGCCGGCGTAGGCGCTGCTGGGGTTGAGCAGGTTGAAGTAGGACTGCACCGTTTCCAGCCCGGCGGCGGGCAACTGGCTGAGCGCGGCCACCTCACCCAGTCCCGTGAAGCCGGCGTGGCGCGCCAGCCCGGCCCGCACCGCTTCCTTCAGGCCGGCGGCCACGGGGCCGCGCGCCGTGGCCAGGCTCAACGCGTCGCCGTCCTCCGGTCCCGGCTCGCGCTCGATCACGGGGTTGTGCAGTTGCAGCAGATCGACGTGGTCGCGGCCGAGCCGGCGCAGGCTCTGCTCGATCGAGCGGCGCACGGCCGCCAGCGGCGCGGCCAGGTCGTCGCGCGAGAGCCGTACCTTGGTCCCGATCACCACGCGATCGCCGGCGCCAAGCTCGCCCAGCACGCGGCCCAGGTTTTCTTCGGAGCGGCCGTTGCCGTAGAGCGGCGCCGTGTCGAAGTAGTTGATGCCCGCTTCGATCGCCCGCGCCACGGCGCGGCGTTGCTCGTCCGGATCGCCGCGCACCATCAGCCCGCCCACGGCGCCGCAGCCGTAGCCCAGCGCCGAGACGCGCAGTCCGGTGAGGCCGAGATCGCGCTGCTCCATGCGCCCCCGCACCAGGAAACAGGAACGAGGAACGAGATAGTCGGGGCGTCCGCTGTTTCCCGGTTTCTGTCTCCTGGTTCCTATTTCCTGTTGTCTATTTCCTGGTTCCCGTGGCCCGTTC from the Dehalococcoidia bacterium genome contains:
- a CDS encoding aldo/keto reductase, producing MEQRDLGLTGLRVSALGYGCGAVGGLMVRGDPDEQRRAVARAIEAGINYFDTAPLYGNGRSEENLGRVLGELGAGDRVVIGTKVRLSRDDLAAPLAAVRRSIEQSLRRLGRDHVDLLQLHNPVIEREPGPEDGDALSLATARGPVAAGLKEAVRAGLARHAGFTGLGEVAALSQLPAAGLETVQSYFNLLNPSSAYAGASGGGQDFTGLLESCAGAGLGVIAIRVLAAGALGGTAERPANAGSPGGSLARGSDYATDLARAQALQPLALQSGCEGVPELALRFALTQPGISTALVGYSDFGQLEDALRWAERGALPAAAMDRILALARGQQV